Sequence from the Janthinobacterium lividum genome:
TTTTTTATTAAGCACTTTTTTATCTTGTACTTTTTTCGCCAGCACCGTGTATTCCTTTACCCTGCCGTAGCATTGACAAGTTAGTAATTATTGACAAATGGTAACATGGCATTTCTGGCCGCAGCGCACCGGTGACGCGACAGCGTAAAATAGCGGTTTCGCCGTTTCCATCGCCTCCCATGACCATCCTGCTCTCCACCCTGAATGCCCGCTACACCCACGCCTCGCTGGGATTGCGCTATTTGCTGGCCAATATGGGGCCGTTGCAGGCGCAGACGCGGCTGCAGGAATTCGTCATCGGCACGAAAACCACGGAACTGGTCGAGCGCATCCTCGTCAACAAGCCGCGCATCATCGGTTTTGGCGTGTATATATGGAACGTCGAGGAAACAACGAAGCTGGTGGCCATGCTCAAGCGCGTGGCGCCCGAGGTCATCATCGTGCTGGGCGGGCCGGAAGTGTCGCATGAGGCGGGCGAGCAAGAGATCGTCAAACTGGCCGACTACCTGATCACGGGCTGGGGCGACGTCACCTTCCCCAAGCTGTGCGGCGAGATCCTCAACGGGCCGAAGCCGCTGATGAAGATCCATGCCGGCGTGCAAGCCCCGCTGGCGGAACTGCAACTGCCCTACTCCTTGTATACAGACGACGATATCCGCCACCGCACGATTTACGTGGAAGCATCGCGCGGCTGCCCGTTCAAGTGCGAATTCTGCCTGTCCGCACTGGACAAGACGGCCTGGCCCTTCGCCCTGGAAAATTTCCTGGCCGAGATGGAATCCCTGCATGCGCGCGGCGCCCGCCTGTTCAAGTTCGTCGACCGCACCTTCAACCTGAACATCAAGACCAGCTTGAAGATCATGCAGTTCTTTCTGGACAAGATCGAGGCGAACCCGGACGATCCCATCTATGCCCACTTCGAACTGGTGCCCGACCACTTGCCCGATGCCTTGAAAGCAGGCATCAGCAAGTTCCCGCCCGGCGCGCTGCAGTTCGAGATCGGCATCCAGAGCTTCAATCCGGACGTGCAATCGCTGGTCAGCCGCAAGCAGGACAATCAAAAGGCGGCCGACAACATCCGCTGGCTGTGCGAAGAATCGAACGCCCACCTGCACGTGGACTTGATCGCCGGCTTGCCGGGTGAGGATGAAGCGAGTTTCGCGGCCGGCTTCAACAAGCTGGTGGCCTTGAAACCGCATGAAATCCAGTTCGGCATATTAAAGCGGCTGCGCGGCACGCCCATCATCCGCCATACGGAAAACTATGGCATGGTGTTCGATCCGCACCCGCCCTATACCATCCTGGCGAATAAACAGCTCGATTTCATGAGCATGCAGCGCCTCGTGCGCTTCGCCCGCTATTGGGACCTGGTGGCCAACTCGGGCCGCTTCGCCAATACGGTGCAATGGATGCTCGGTGATGCGCCTTTTGAAAACTTCATGGATTTTTCGAACTGGCTGTACGCCCACACGGATGCCACCCACCGCATCGCCATGGAACGCCTGGCCAAGCTGGTGGCGCAATGGCTGCAGACGCGCGGCATGAGCGCGGTCGAGGCCAATGCCCTGCTGGCCAGCGACTATGCGGGCGGCGCGCAGGCGGCCGCGCATGGCAAGCCAAGCGAAGTGAGTACTAGCGGCGCCAAGGTGCGCCCGGACGTGGCCCTGCCGCAGCGGCAGGCACGCCATCTGGCTTCCTGACAGGCTGGCGATTGAACAGCGGTGGCGGTCTGCGCCATTCTCCCTTAAACTGGCACGATGCCGACTGTACAATCGCCGAAACTGACCCTCTCCCAGACCAGCTCCCAACAGGGAGCCCTTGTCACTGCCAGCGGCACCTGGCAGGTGCACGCGCTGGCGCATGACAATGCCATCAAGGCCATCGATGCCCAGCTCAAGCCCTTGCAGGGCGATACCAAGGCGCAATGGGACCTGTCGGCCATCGACAGCATGGACCATATCGGCGCCCAGCTGTTCTGGAATGCCTGGGGCAAGCAGCGTCCGGCGCAGCTGACCCTGGCGCCGTCGCAGGAAGAGTTTTTCAGGCGCATCGAAGAAACGGGGCCGTTGGAAACGCCGCCCTCGCGCGCCAACCGCCTCACGCCCGTGATGAAACTGGGCATGGCCATCCTGCTGTTTTTCGAACATTTGAAGGGTTTTATTGCCCTCGTGGGCCAGGTGACGCAGGATATCGGCCGCTTCGCGCGCCATCCGATGCGCGGGCCATGGCGTGAAATTTCCGCCAATATCTTCCATGCGGGCTTCCAGGCGCTGGGCATCACGGCCCTCGTCGGCTTTCTGATCGGCGTGGTGCTGTCCTATCTGTCAGCGCAGCAGCTGCGCGCCTTTGGCGGCGACATCTACCTGGTCAACCTGCTGGGCATGAGCGTCATCCGCGAACTGGGACCGCTGCTCGCCGCCATCCTCGTCGCCGGGCGCTCGGGCTCGTCCATCACGGCCCAGCTGGGCGTCATGCGCGTCACGGAAGAGCTCGACGCCATGCTGGTGATGGGCATTTCGCACGGATTCCGCCTGATCATGCCGAAAGTGCTGGCCCTGGCCATTTCCATGCCCCTGCTCGTCATCTGGACGGATACGGCCGCGCTGATCGGCGGCATGGTGGCGGCCAAGGTGGAACTGAACCTGTCAGCGCGCTACTTCATCCAGAAGCTGCCCGACGCCGTGCCGCTGGCCAACTACATGATCGGCCTGGGCAAAGGCGTCATCTTCGGCATGCTGATCGCGCTGGTCTCGTGCCACTTCGGCCTGCGCATCAAGGCCAACACGGAAAGCCTGGGGCGCGGCACCACCACCGCCGTCGTCACGGCCATCACGGTCGTGATCCTGGCCGACGCCGTGTTCGCCATCGTCTTCAATGGAGTGGGCTACTGATGGCGGACGACACCAATATCGCTTGCGGCACCGGCAAGGAAGGCCAGTTCAACCTGCACGGCGACGCGCCCGTGGTGGACATCACCAATCTGTGGACCAAATTCGGCCGCACCGTCGTGCACCAGGACTTGAACCTGGAAATCGAACGGGGTGAAATCCTGTCCATCGTGGGCGGCTCCGGCACGGGCAAGACGGTGCTGCTGCGCCAGATGCTGGGCCTGGAACATCCGGCGCGGGGATGCGTCAAAGTTTTTGGCGAAGATATCAACCAGGCAAGTTCCGACCAGCTGCAACAGTTACGCAACCACTGGGGCATGCTGTTCCAGCAAGGCGCCCTGTATTCGGCCCTGACCGTGTTCGACAATGTGGCCCAGCCGATGCGCGAATTGCGCGTGCTGCCCGAAGCCCTGGTGCACGACGCGGTACTATTAAAGATGAACATGGTGGGCCTGGGCCCGGAACATGCGCTGAAAATGCCCTCGGACTTGTCGGGCGGCATGATCAAGCGCGTGGCGCTGGCCCGCGCCCTGGCGCTGGAACCGAAATTATTATTCCTCGACGAACCCACGGCGGGCCTGGACCCGGACCTGTCGGAAAGTTTTGTCGCCCTGATCCAGTCGCTGCACCGCGAATTGGGCTTGACAGTGGTGATGGTCACGCATGACCTAGACACTTTGTTCGCCCTGTCCACGCGCATCGCCGTGCTGGCGGAAAAACACGTGATCGCCATCGGCCCCACGCGCGAGGTGATCGAAGTCGACCACCCGTTCATCAAGCAATTTTTCCTCGGCGACCGCGGCAAGCGCGCGCTGGCCGTCCTCGATGAGAAACAGGCGGCGGCGGGCAATGCGGCGCAGCCAGGCGACGACGCCGGCACAGACAAGAAAGCGGAGAAGTAATGGAAAACAGATCACATGCCCTGATGACGGGATTTTTTACGCTCACCCTGCTGGTGGCCGCCATTCTGTTCGGCGTCTGGTTCAACCGCGACCGCGTGGAACGGGTGCCGTACCTGCTCGCCACCACCCTGTCCGTGCCGGGCCTGAACCCGCAGGCGACCGTGCGCTACCGGGGCCTGGAAGTGGGCAAGGTCGACGCCATCGACTTCGACACGCAAAAGGCGGGGCAAATCCTCGTGCACATCAGCGTGGCGCCCGATACCCCCGTCACCAGCACCACCTTTGCCACCCTCGGCTACCAGGGCGTGACGGGTATCGCCTACATCCAGCTCGACGATGAACAGGTGGGCTCGAAACTGCTGGGCACCAGCAAGGACAAGCCGTCGCTGATTCCCCTGCGCGCGGGCTTGCTCGACCAGCTGGAAAAGCGCGGCAAACGCATCCTCGACCAGGCCGAACAGATCACCAACAAGGTCAACAACCTGCTCAGCCCCGAGAACCAGGCGGCCATGCTGGGCGCCTTCAATGAAGTGGGCAAGGCGGCCAAGGCCTTTGGCGCCATTCCGCAGCAGCTCGAGCCGACCCTGACGCAATTGCC
This genomic interval carries:
- a CDS encoding B12-binding domain-containing radical SAM protein, with amino-acid sequence MTILLSTLNARYTHASLGLRYLLANMGPLQAQTRLQEFVIGTKTTELVERILVNKPRIIGFGVYIWNVEETTKLVAMLKRVAPEVIIVLGGPEVSHEAGEQEIVKLADYLITGWGDVTFPKLCGEILNGPKPLMKIHAGVQAPLAELQLPYSLYTDDDIRHRTIYVEASRGCPFKCEFCLSALDKTAWPFALENFLAEMESLHARGARLFKFVDRTFNLNIKTSLKIMQFFLDKIEANPDDPIYAHFELVPDHLPDALKAGISKFPPGALQFEIGIQSFNPDVQSLVSRKQDNQKAADNIRWLCEESNAHLHVDLIAGLPGEDEASFAAGFNKLVALKPHEIQFGILKRLRGTPIIRHTENYGMVFDPHPPYTILANKQLDFMSMQRLVRFARYWDLVANSGRFANTVQWMLGDAPFENFMDFSNWLYAHTDATHRIAMERLAKLVAQWLQTRGMSAVEANALLASDYAGGAQAAAHGKPSEVSTSGAKVRPDVALPQRQARHLAS
- a CDS encoding MlaE family ABC transporter permease, which translates into the protein MPTVQSPKLTLSQTSSQQGALVTASGTWQVHALAHDNAIKAIDAQLKPLQGDTKAQWDLSAIDSMDHIGAQLFWNAWGKQRPAQLTLAPSQEEFFRRIEETGPLETPPSRANRLTPVMKLGMAILLFFEHLKGFIALVGQVTQDIGRFARHPMRGPWREISANIFHAGFQALGITALVGFLIGVVLSYLSAQQLRAFGGDIYLVNLLGMSVIRELGPLLAAILVAGRSGSSITAQLGVMRVTEELDAMLVMGISHGFRLIMPKVLALAISMPLLVIWTDTAALIGGMVAAKVELNLSARYFIQKLPDAVPLANYMIGLGKGVIFGMLIALVSCHFGLRIKANTESLGRGTTTAVVTAITVVILADAVFAIVFNGVGY
- a CDS encoding ABC transporter ATP-binding protein; its protein translation is MADDTNIACGTGKEGQFNLHGDAPVVDITNLWTKFGRTVVHQDLNLEIERGEILSIVGGSGTGKTVLLRQMLGLEHPARGCVKVFGEDINQASSDQLQQLRNHWGMLFQQGALYSALTVFDNVAQPMRELRVLPEALVHDAVLLKMNMVGLGPEHALKMPSDLSGGMIKRVALARALALEPKLLFLDEPTAGLDPDLSESFVALIQSLHRELGLTVVMVTHDLDTLFALSTRIAVLAEKHVIAIGPTREVIEVDHPFIKQFFLGDRGKRALAVLDEKQAAAGNAAQPGDDAGTDKKAEK
- a CDS encoding MlaD family protein, which gives rise to MENRSHALMTGFFTLTLLVAAILFGVWFNRDRVERVPYLLATTLSVPGLNPQATVRYRGLEVGKVDAIDFDTQKAGQILVHISVAPDTPVTSTTFATLGYQGVTGIAYIQLDDEQVGSKLLGTSKDKPSLIPLRAGLLDQLEKRGKRILDQAEQITNKVNNLLSPENQAAMLGAFNEVGKAAKAFGAIPQQLEPTLTQLPQLTEQTRQTLTAVSTAGKNVSDLTATWKKLGNDIQAPGGVLDKVNGTVDRVGNSVETVANGVSLEVLPQVIELSGEARSSMRALKTTMSTLNEQPQSILFGAPDIPPGPGEPGFSAPGK